From Coffea arabica cultivar ET-39 chromosome 9c, Coffea Arabica ET-39 HiFi, whole genome shotgun sequence, one genomic window encodes:
- the LOC113708365 gene encoding uncharacterized protein — MTFHRTVVLFKTRSEDASHCRNLFPPKIWRRFKNTEQKVGAHRVIEFDGPSGVYKVITGRLVDGKGDNTQTVRFFDKACSCEKWQNYRLLCSYALAVCRNRGDNLELLVDQQFTKTRWAVQYSGKFNPLPHQDIWLHPGWELQADRSKFVARRAGRVRANRIRNEMDERDPDEPRRCRNCHQTGYGILIFD, encoded by the exons ATGACATTCCATCGGACAGTTGTGTTATTTAAGACGAGAAGTGAAGATGCTTCACATTGTCGCAATCTTTTCCCCCCAAAGATATGGCGGCGTTTTAAGAATACTGAGCAGAAGGTAGGCGCCCACAGAGTCATTGAGTTCGATGGCCCATCGGGCGTATATAAGGTTATCACAGGTCGGCTTGTCGATGGTAAAGGAGACAATACGCAAACCGTCAGGTTTTTTGATAAGGCATGCTCTTGTGAAAAGTGGCAGAATTATAGGCTTCTTTGTTCATACGCTTTGGCGGTGTGCAGGAATAGAGGTGACAATCTGGAATTGCTTGTGGATCAGCAGTTTACCAAAACGAGGTGGGCCGTGCAGTATTCAGGGAAGTTTAACCCACTGCCGCATCAAGATATTTGGCTCCATCCTGGATGGGAACTGCAGGCAGATAGGAGCAAGTTTGTTGCACGTCGGGCAGGGCGGGTTCGAGCTAACAGAATTCGAAATGAGATGGATGAAAGGGATCCAGACGAACCAAGAAGATGTCGAAATTGTCATCAGACAG GATATGGTATTTTGATATTTGATTGA
- the LOC113708364 gene encoding uncharacterized protein: MWSINHNREFRVIESKSNTWFAKCKSSIERTPSTSTAPSYPPCDWCVRTVKKKTHGMWQITKWINDHNCLGDMIRNNNTSLTASVISRHILRSIEDDPRLKVKNILSFVKENLKVDVSYKKAWYARRKAIELVFGSWEANFAELPQYFDALVQSNPGTVVEWSHHSDGSDQVKTFKYVFWAFGPAIKAFHMCRSVICVDGTHLRGEYKGKLLVTVTQDANNNILPIAYAIVDKETISSWSWFMEQLRYNVALDRHPICVISDRHNGIIYTMTHFDYWEEPLAYHKFCLRHVRSNLIRHFKGLHLKRLCWAIGRTRQLRK; the protein is encoded by the coding sequence ATGTGGTCCATCAATCACAATAGGGAATTCAGAGTTATTGAGAGTAAGAGTAACACGTGGTTTGCTAAATgcaaatcatcaattgaaagaaCTCCTTCCACATCAACCGCGCCGTCGTATCCACCATGCGACTGGTGTGTTAGAACCGTAAAGAAAAAGACTCATGGAATGTGGCAAATTACAAAATGGATTAATGACCATAACTGTTTAGGCGACATGATTAGAAATAACAATACAAGTCTGACGGCTTCCGTTATTTCAAGGCACATACTCCGTAGCATTGAAGATGATCCTAGATTAAAGGTCAAGAACATACTAAGTTTCGTTAAAGAAAACTTGAAGGTTGATGTGTCTTACAAAAAAGCCTGGTATGCCAGACGTAAAGCAATTGAGCTTGTGTTTGGATCTTGGGAGGCGAATTTTGCCGAACTACCACAGTATTTCGATGCCCTGGTGCAATCCAATCCAGGTACCGTGGTGGAGTGGTCGCATCATTCGGATGGTTCGGATCAAGTTAAGACTTTTAAGTATGTATTCTGGGCCTTTGGACCGGCTATTAAAGCATTTCACATGTGCAGGTCGGTTATATGTGTTGATGGCACTCATTTGCGTGGCGAATACAAGGGCAAACTCCTTGTTACAGTCACTCAAGATGCGAACAACAATATTCTGCCAATTGCTTATGCCATAGTAGATAAGGAGACGATTTCCAGTTGGTCGTGGTTTATGGAACAATTAAGATATAATGTGGCACTTGATCGACATCCTATCTGTGTCATTTCCGATCGCCACAACGGTATCATCTATACCATGACACACTTTGATTATTGGGAAGAACCTTTGGCCTACCATAAGTTTTGCCTGCGACATGTTAGGAGCAATTTGATAAGACACTTCAAAGGTTTACACCTTAAAAGGTTGTGTTGGGCAATAGGAAGGACAAGACAATTGCGCAAGTAG